One region of Salvelinus namaycush isolate Seneca chromosome 3, SaNama_1.0, whole genome shotgun sequence genomic DNA includes:
- the LOC120044680 gene encoding inward rectifier potassium channel 2-like translates to MGSVRSHRYSIVSSEEDGMKLAAIAAVPNGYTNGTVAKVHAAQQQAVSRFVQKDGHCNVQFINMSEKGQRYLADLFTTCVDIRWRWMLIIFCLSFLLSWLFFGFVFWLVALSYGDLENETQMCVSNVNSFTAAFLFSVETQTTIGYGYRYVTEECPVAVFMVVFQSIFGCIIDAFIIGAIMAKMAKPKKRNETLLFSHYATVAMRDSKLCLMWRVGNLRKSHLVEAHVRAHLLRSRTTAEGEYIPLDQMDIDVGFDSGVDRVFLVSPITIVHEIDEDSPLYEMSKQELETSQFEMVVILEGMVEATAMTTQCRSSYVASEVLWGHRFEPVLFEENNYYKVDYSRFEKTYEVSSTPQCSARDLAEKKSLVSCSNSFCYENEVALEKKEEVKMEDQGAIENGIENATLEETNTDTVSVDSEHNQDTRSLTMPSEARPLRRESEI, encoded by the exons ATGGGGAGCGTGCGAAGCCACCGCTACAGCATTGTCTCCTCCGAGGAAGATGGCATGAAGCTGGCCGCCATCGCCGCCGTGCCCAACGGCTACACCAACGGCACGGTGGCCAAGGTTCACGCGGCGCAGCAGCAGGCTGTGAGCCGCTTCGTCCAGAAGGACGGCCACTGCAACGTGCAGTTCATCAACATGAGCGAGAAGGGCCAACGTTACCTTGCCGACCTGTTCACCACCTGTGTGGACATCCGCTGGCGATGGATGTTGATCATCTTCTGcctgtccttcctcctctcctggcTCTTCTTCGGCTTCGTCTTCTGGCTGGTAGCGCTCTCCTACGGCGACTTGGAGAACGAGACGCAGATGTGCGTGTCCAACGTCAACAGCTTCACCGCCGCCTTCCTCTTCTCCGTGGAGACGCAGACCACCATTGGCTACGGCTACCGCTACGTCACCGAGGAGTGTCCCGTGGCCGTCTTCATGGTGGTCTTCCAGAGCATCTTCGGCTGCATCATCGACGCCTTCATCATTGGCGCCATCATGGCTAAGATGGCCAAGCCCAAGAAGAGGAACGAGACGCTGCTCTTCAGCCACTACGCCACGGTAGCCATGCGGGACAGCAAACTGTGTCTGATGTGGCGCGTGGGGAACCTGCGCAAGAGCCACCTGGTGGAGGCCCACGTGCGCGCCCACCTCCTCAGGTCGCGAACCACGGCCGAAGGCGAGTATATCCCCCTGGACCAGATGGACATCGACGTGGGCTTCGACAGCGGCGTCGACCGCGTCTTCCTGGTGTCGCCCATCACCATTGTCCACGAGATTGACGAGGACAGCCCCTTGTACGAGATGAGCAAGCAGGAGCTGGAAACGTCCCAGTTTGAGATGGTGGTGATCCTGGAAGGTATGGTGGAAGCCACGGCCATGACCACCCAGTGCCGCAGCTCCTACGTGGCCAGCGAGGTTCTCTGGGGCCACCGCTTCGAGCCAGTCCTGTTCGAGGAGAATAACTACTACAAGGTGGACTACTCGCGCTTCGAGAAAACCTACGAGGTGAGCAGCACGCCCCAGTGTAGTGCCAGGGACCTGGCCGAGAAGAAGTCTCTGGTCTCTTGCTCCAACTCCTTCTGTTATGAGAACGAGGTGGCCCTTGAAaaa aaggaggaggtaaAAATGGAGGATCAGGGTGCTATTGAGAACGGCATTGAGAATGCAACACTGGaggagacaaacacagacacagtctctGTAGATTCTGAACACAATCAGGATACCAGGAGTCTGACGATGCCTTCAGAAGCAAGGCCTCTAAGACGAGAATCAGAAATATGA
- the LOC120044086 gene encoding inward rectifier potassium channel 16-like translates to MDQQQCIIDTHHITTHTMGRGDLGRGEGKKRLRYMLKDGSCPVVFHQSPGQWSFFLADIFTTLVELRWRVMLLIFCLSYVLSWLFFSVLYFLIAYVHKDLEDHDSAPCVANVRSFTSAFLYSMSTQATIGYGFRVMTENCMVAIVVMTIQALMSCFIDTVVIGITVAKMACARKRAQTVGFSSCAVVNTRDGALCLVWRIADFRRNHILEGTARAQLVRPTKHPSGMISVTYQDLDIQSRHLILATPASIVHKLEPGSPLYSLGPDSLTEEDFDLVVSFTYTGDSTGILHQTRTSYTPADIRWGQRFQDMVQVGRRHYKVDYALFHQTTWVQTPMVSAQEGDRGRPPTTESIVQSQQPFVRSSRKFRRSLADVSEEVVQEAWL, encoded by the coding sequence ATGGACCAGCAGCAGTGTATCATTGATACCCACCACATCACGACACACACCATGGGCAGAGGAGATCTTGGCCgaggggaggggaagaagaggcTGCGCTACATGCTGAAGGACGGTAGCTGCCCCGTGGTGTTCCACCAATCCCCGGGCCAGTGGAGCTTCTTCCTGGCCGACATCTTCACCACGCTAGTGGAGCTCCGCTGGAGGGTCATGCTCCTCATCTTCTGCCTCTCCTACGTCCTCTCCTGGCTCTTCTTCAGCGTCCTCTACTTCCTGATCGCCTACGTCCACAAAGACCTGGAGGACCATGACTCGGCTCCGTGTGTGGCGAACGTCCGCAGTTTCACCTCCGCCTTCCTGTACTCCATGTCGACCCAGGCGACTATCGGCTACGGCTTCCGGGTGATGACGGAGAACTGCATGGTGGCCATCGTAGTGATGACTATCCAGGCCCTGATGAGTTGCTTCATCGACACAGTCGTCATCGGCATCACCGTGGCCAAAATGGCGTGCGCGAGAAAGAGGGCGCAGACAGTGGGCTTCAGCAGCTGCGCTGTGGTCAACACTCGCGACGGTGCCCTGTGCCTTGTGTGGCGTATTGCCGACTTCCGCAGGAACCACATCCTGGAAGGCACCGCCCGGGCGCAGCTGGTCCGCCCCACGAAGCACCCCTCTGGGATGATCTCCGTGACCTACCAGGACCTAGACATCCAGAGTAGACACCTCATCCTGGCCACCCCGGCCAGCATCGTTCACAAGCTGGAGCCTGGGAGCCCCCTCTACAGCCTGGGACCGGACAGCCTGACGGAGGAGGACTTTGACCTGGTAGTGTCCTTCACCTACACCGGTGACTCCACAGGAATCCTGCACCAGACACGCACGTCTTACACCCCGGCGGACATCCGCTGGGGCCAGCGCTTCCAGGACATGGTGCAGGTGGGGAGGAGGCACTACAAGGTAGACTATGccctgtttcatcagaccacctGGGTGCAGACACCCATGGTCAGCGCCcaggagggggacagggggagacCGCCGACCACTGAGTCTATCGTCCAATCGCAGCAGCCGTTTGTGAGATCGAGCAGGAAATTCCGGAGGTCCTTGGCTGATGTCAGTGAGGAGGTGGTTCAGGAGGCGTGGCTCTGA